CAGGTCTACATCCATGTCCTGGTCGATCTTGATGATGTCCTTACGCCCGTGCTTTCGACTGACGACGTTCTGGATGATCGCAACCGAGCAGTCCAGTTCGTCTAGCTCAAGCAGGCGGTATATCCGCATTGAGTCTCCCGGCTGAATGTGGTCGATGACGATTCCGTTCTCAACTCCGTCGATGTTCATTTCGTCGACTCCTTTCCGGCTTCGTCCAGCAGTTTCAGAATCAGCGCCATCCGCACGATCATCCCATTCTTGACCTGGTCAAAATAGACCGCTCTCGGGTCGTCATCTACTTTTACCGAGATTTCGTTGACTCTGGGAAGAGGATGGAGAATCTTCATCTCTGCCGCCGCGTACTGCATCTTTTCCGTATCCAGGATGAATCGGTCTTTCAGTCGCACGTAATCCTCCTCGTTGAAAAACCGCTCCTTTTGCACCCTGGTCATGTAAAGGATGTCTAGGTCCCCGAGATGAGCCTCCATTTCGTCCGTCTCCAGATACGGAACACCCTCGCGATCAAGCATTTCGCGCAGGTATGAGGGAATGCGCAGTTCTGGGGGCGACATGAGTACGAACGAGATTCCCTCGTACTGCAGCATTGCGGTTATCAGTGAATGTACTGTTCGCCCGAACTTGAGATCGCCTGCCATCCCTATCTTTAGGTTGTCGAGCCGTCCCTTCTCACGGTGAATCGTGAGAAGGTCCGTGAGAGTCTGTGTCGGATGGTTGTGTCCACCATCGCCCGCATTAATCACCGGAACGGTTGACCTGCGAGAGGCGAGGAATGGGGCGCCCTCTTTCGGATGCCGCATGGCGATGATGTCGGCGTAGCATGCGACGGTTCGGACCGTATCCGTCACAGACTCACCCTTCGCAGCCGAACTGGAGTCGGCACTAGAGAAACCCAAGACGCTACCGCCCAGAGCCTGCATCGCCGCCTCGAAACTGAGCCGGGTACGGGTCGAGGGCTCAAAGAACAGTGTCGCCAGACGCTTGTGAGCACATCGGTCTTGAAACGCTATCGGGTCAGCAATGATGCGTTCGGCAACACCCAGCAGTTCATCAATCTCCTCTTTGGAGAAATCACGGATATCGATTAGGTGGCGCATCTATGCGGACTCCTTCCACCAGGCTGATGGGTCGTCTCGGAAGCGGAGGACTTCCGGGGCTTGTTCGGCAGTCAGGAACCCCCGCTGCTCGGCTACCTGAACCAGAGTGTCGAGGTTAGTAAGCGCGGCGCAGGTTAAGCCCGCGCCCTTGAAGGTTTCACTCGCCCGACCCATGTTGTAGGTGAATATTGCCAGAACTCCCTGAACGTCAAGGCCAGCATCGAGTAAGACATTCGCGGCTTCTACCGAGGAACCTCCCGTTGAGATCAGATCCTCGATCACCACTGTCTTCTGACCGGCAGTGTAACCGCCCTCAATCTGGTTGCCGCGTCCGTGTCCCTTGGCGCCGCCGCGAACATATCCCATCGGTAAGCCCAACAGTTCCGCACTGAGCGCCGCGTGGGCAATTCCGGCGGTTGCGGTTCCCATGAGGACTTCCGTTCCTGGAAAGGCTTCGAGAACAACGTCTGCCATTGCACGCTCGACCCGCTTTCGGACCCCCGGCCTTGAGAGGATAAGCCGGTTGTCGCAGTAGATCGGGCTCTTGATTCCACTGACCCACGTGAAAGGTTCCTCGGGACGCAAAAAAACCGCTTTGATTTCGAGGAGATCACTAGCAACCTGCTTAGCGATTTCCCTCCTGGAACTACTCATTTGCTCCTCCTACGAAGTCATGGACACATCGCTGGTATGCCGCGAGCGGATCAGGCGCCGCCGTGATTGGGCGACCCACCACGATAAAGTCCGATCCGGCAACCCGCGCGTCTGCAGGGGTCATCACCCGCACCTGGTCATCAGCAGCCGCATCAGCGAATCGAATCCCCGGGGTCACCGTCAGGAACCCCGGGCCGCACTCCTCTTTCACCAACGCTGTTTCGCGAGGTGAGCAAACCACGCCGTCCAGTCCAACATTCTTAGCGAGGGACGCGTACCCAACGACCGAGTCTTCGACTGCGCCGGGGATTCCAAGTTCCTCATTCATCATCCGCGCACTGGTTGAGGTCAGTTGTGTGACAGCGATCAAGAGCGGTCGGGTTCCATCGGAACGTGTCAGCCCTTCGCGGGCAGCCTCCATCATCACTGCGCCGCCACTAGCGTGCAGATTGACCATGTCAGCGCCCAGGTCACGCAGAACCCGCATCGTGCTACCGACCGTGTTCGGAATATCGTGCAGCTTGAGGTCGAGGAACACCGAATATCCCCGGTCCTTCAGCCCACGAACCAAGTCCGGACCAGCCCCATAGAACAGTTCCATGCCGACTTTAAGGTAGGGGCGCTCGCCCTCCAGCTTCCCAAGGAACGTATCCAGAGCACGCACACTTGGAAAGTCAGCGGCGACAATCACGTCACTCTGCCTACTTCCGACACTCAGGTTATTGCTACTCACTGTTTTGCGACTCCAATGATCTCTTGAAGGTTAGTAATGCCCAGTTCGGCCATTACCTCGGGAAGTTGCTCAAGAATCTGTGGAATTACCAGCGGGTTCCGCAGGCTCTCTGCCCCGATCTGGACTGCGCTGGCGCCGGCCATCATCATCTCTACTACGTCGTGGGCCGTGGCAATCCCGCCACTCCCCATGATCGGGACGGCCAGGGTTTGCGCCACCTGGTAGACCATACGTAACGCAACCGGGAGGATTGCCGGACCCGAAAAGCCTCCGATGGACTGCGCGATCACTGGGCAACGTCGTTTCACGTCTATTCGCATTCCCAGCAGAGTATTGATGAGAGTGAGGCCGTCCGCACCCGCATCAACACACCCCTGAGCGATCTCGACGACATCGGTGACGTTGGGACTGAGCTTGACGAAGAGCTTTGACTCTTTTACAACCTGTCGAACTTCTCTAGTGACCTCCGACGCCGCGGCGCACGAGGCACCAAAACTCATTCCTCCCCCATGCACGTTCGGGCATGAGATATTCAGTTCAATGAACTCGCTGAGCCCGTCTGCTTTTTCGCAGCACTCAACGTATTCGTCGATTGAGAAGCCAGAGACGTTCATGATTACAGGCTGGTGGTAAAACTTCGCAAGTGCCGGGAGCCGTTCAGCCACGACAACGTCGATGCCCGGGTTTTGCAGTCCAATCGAGTTGATCATTCCTGAAGGAGTCTCGGCGATACGAGGAGTTGGGTTGCCTTCCCTGGGTTCACGCGTCGTCCCCTTGAGTGCCGCGGCACCCAGGATGTTGGGGTCAAAGAAGTCAAGAAATTCCTCGCCAAAACCAAAGCACCCGGAGGCCGGAATTAGTGGGTTTTGAAGCCGCACGCCCGCAAGATCGACCGAGAGCTCGGGGACGGGGTCCTGCTTCCCACAACCCGAGCGGGTCGAGTCTGATTCGGAACCCTGACCCGCAAAGAGTTTCGTATCACTCATCAACGCTCGATCCGCTCGCAGGTTCGCAGCAATCGCGGCTCCGAGAGCGACCGACGGGCCGACACCGAACTCAGAGCTTTGGTTACCTGAACTCGCTGAGTTCACCACACCAGCACCTCGCTTCCGAAGACCGGCCCCTCTTTACAGATGCGTTTGAGGCCCCCGGCCGTCGGCAGTGTGCAACCCATGCAGGCACCGAAACCACACCCCATGCGCTCTTCCATTGAGTACTGACCCGGGACCTGCGCACAAGCAAACACCGCTCGGAGCATCGGAGTTGGACCACAGGCATAGACGAAGTCCCACGGGGTTGAGTTGTCTTGACTGGCAGAATCAGTCGAAGCCTCGCCGTCATAGCCGCCCAATGACAGTTCGCCCGAAAAATCCTGCTGGTCGGTAATGAGTTCGTGAGTTACGGCCTCCTCAGGATCACTGAGCGACGACGCCAAATCACCGCGCAACTGCGCCATAGCGTCGGTAACGAGGCCCTGAACTCCCTTGCTTCCATCTACGGTGGCAACTGTGACGGAAATGCCGAGTGCTTCTATCTCTTCGACGAGAGCAACCTCGTTAGCTGATCCAAACCCGAGAATTACCCTGGGAGCGGTCCCCTCCTCGATCAAGAACTCGGATAGAGCGAGCATTGGAGCTACCCCGATTCCCCCTCCAACGATCAGCGGGCGCCGAACTCCTGAGGGAAGCGAGAACCCGTTCCCAAGCCCCGAGAGGACACTAAGTTCAGTTCCAATCGATATCCGAGTCAGAGCGTCAGTGCCCCCACCCAAGACTTTGTACATGAGGGTCAACTGCCCCGGCTTCCAACTGCAAACTGACAGCGGCCTACGCAGGTAGAACCCTGGAACCGCAACATTCACGAACTGCCCCGGTCTGCGTAAATCTGACGTATCGCCGGCCAACTCCAAGAAATAGGTATCTCTGGCAATCTGCCGATTCTCTGATACCCGAAGGAGTTGCACGGAGCTCATGTCAGCGAGTCACTTCCTCTGCTTCGGAGCCGGGTAAGGGAATAAGTGTCCCTGGGTCCCAGACCGGGACCCCCTGGCAAATCGTGAGGTCAACACGACCGTAGAGCTCATTGCCCTGGAATGGGGTGGCGTGTCCTTTTGAGAGGAACTGGGCTGGATCGACCGGACCCACGGCTTCAGGATCGAAGATGATCAGATCGGCGGCGATGCCTTCCTTGATTGTTCCTCCGCCGAGTCTGAAACGCTCACGCCCAGCCGTGCTCATAACGCGAACGAAATCGGCAATGGTCATCCGCCCATTTCGAACGAAGTGGGTGTAGATGACTGGAACGGACACTTCAAGTCCAACGACTCCGTTGGCTGCATCCTTGAGAGGGACATCTTTTTCGTCAGCAGAATGAGGCGCATGATCCGTCGCAACCAAATCAATCGTGCCGTCAACCAACGCGCCCGCGACGGCTTCCATGTCGGCTCGCGAACGAATCGGGGGGTTCATTCGGAATCGTCCGTTGTCCTGAAGCATGTCATCAGATAGGACCAGGTAGTGGGGTGCGGCCTCCGCTGTGATCGGAAGGCCCTTTGCTTTTGCCTCACGGATTAGCTCCACACTCCTTGTCGTGGAGACGTGGCAGGCGTGGTAGTTACACCCGGTCTCCTGTGACAAGCGCAGGTCCCGTTCAAGCTGAGTCCACTCGGAAGCTCCGGGCTTACCGATGTGACCGTGACG
The sequence above is a segment of the Actinomycetaceae bacterium MB13-C1-2 genome. Coding sequences within it:
- the pyrB gene encoding aspartate carbamoyltransferase, which gives rise to MRHLIDIRDFSKEEIDELLGVAERIIADPIAFQDRCAHKRLATLFFEPSTRTRLSFEAAMQALGGSVLGFSSADSSSAAKGESVTDTVRTVACYADIIAMRHPKEGAPFLASRRSTVPVINAGDGGHNHPTQTLTDLLTIHREKGRLDNLKIGMAGDLKFGRTVHSLITAMLQYEGISFVLMSPPELRIPSYLREMLDREGVPYLETDEMEAHLGDLDILYMTRVQKERFFNEEDYVRLKDRFILDTEKMQYAAAEMKILHPLPRVNEISVKVDDDPRAVYFDQVKNGMIVRMALILKLLDEAGKESTK
- the pyrE gene encoding orotate phosphoribosyltransferase — translated: MSSSRREIAKQVASDLLEIKAVFLRPEEPFTWVSGIKSPIYCDNRLILSRPGVRKRVERAMADVVLEAFPGTEVLMGTATAGIAHAALSAELLGLPMGYVRGGAKGHGRGNQIEGGYTAGQKTVVIEDLISTGGSSVEAANVLLDAGLDVQGVLAIFTYNMGRASETFKGAGLTCAALTNLDTLVQVAEQRGFLTAEQAPEVLRFRDDPSAWWKESA
- the pyrF gene encoding orotidine-5'-phosphate decarboxylase; translation: MSSNNLSVGSRQSDVIVAADFPSVRALDTFLGKLEGERPYLKVGMELFYGAGPDLVRGLKDRGYSVFLDLKLHDIPNTVGSTMRVLRDLGADMVNLHASGGAVMMEAAREGLTRSDGTRPLLIAVTQLTSTSARMMNEELGIPGAVEDSVVGYASLAKNVGLDGVVCSPRETALVKEECGPGFLTVTPGIRFADAAADDQVRVMTPADARVAGSDFIVVGRPITAAPDPLAAYQRCVHDFVGGANE
- a CDS encoding dihydroorotate dehydrogenase; translated protein: MNSASSGNQSSEFGVGPSVALGAAIAANLRADRALMSDTKLFAGQGSESDSTRSGCGKQDPVPELSVDLAGVRLQNPLIPASGCFGFGEEFLDFFDPNILGAAALKGTTREPREGNPTPRIAETPSGMINSIGLQNPGIDVVVAERLPALAKFYHQPVIMNVSGFSIDEYVECCEKADGLSEFIELNISCPNVHGGGMSFGASCAAASEVTREVRQVVKESKLFVKLSPNVTDVVEIAQGCVDAGADGLTLINTLLGMRIDVKRRCPVIAQSIGGFSGPAILPVALRMVYQVAQTLAVPIMGSGGIATAHDVVEMMMAGASAVQIGAESLRNPLVIPQILEQLPEVMAELGITNLQEIIGVAKQ
- a CDS encoding dihydroorotate dehydrogenase electron transfer subunit; this translates as MSSVQLLRVSENRQIARDTYFLELAGDTSDLRRPGQFVNVAVPGFYLRRPLSVCSWKPGQLTLMYKVLGGGTDALTRISIGTELSVLSGLGNGFSLPSGVRRPLIVGGGIGVAPMLALSEFLIEEGTAPRVILGFGSANEVALVEEIEALGISVTVATVDGSKGVQGLVTDAMAQLRGDLASSLSDPEEAVTHELITDQQDFSGELSLGGYDGEASTDSASQDNSTPWDFVYACGPTPMLRAVFACAQVPGQYSMEERMGCGFGACMGCTLPTAGGLKRICKEGPVFGSEVLVW
- a CDS encoding dihydroorotase — translated: MMKVLLRGGQVFLDEQLRRVDLSLVSEGNDLPLVIDRITEPGQINPSGYRILSLSGKLVLPGLADVHVHLREPGFSYKETIPTGTAAAARGGFTTVCAMPNLDPAPDNLNELRRQQEDYATRALVEVFPYACLTEGGNGRGELLDYEALAAEAVGFSDDGFGVQSEDLMREVMTRVAAAGGIVAQHCEDLELSGDGYINDGEYARRHGHIGKPGASEWTQLERDLRLSQETGCNYHACHVSTTRSVELIREAKAKGLPITAEAAPHYLVLSDDMLQDNGRFRMNPPIRSRADMEAVAGALVDGTIDLVATDHAPHSADEKDVPLKDAANGVVGLEVSVPVIYTHFVRNGRMTIADFVRVMSTAGRERFRLGGGTIKEGIAADLIIFDPEAVGPVDPAQFLSKGHATPFQGNELYGRVDLTICQGVPVWDPGTLIPLPGSEAEEVTR